The DNA segment CTGCAGCGGCTAAATACGACGGCGACGGTTGGGATATCCTAGCGGGTAAACACCAAGTAACAGAAGCGACACCAATTGGTGCGGTACTGACACTTCCTGCGACTGGTTCTGAATCTAACATGGGCGCTGTAATCACTCGTAAAGAAACTCAAGAGAAACTGGCATTCATGAACCCTGCGGTACAGCCTAAGTTTGCGGTTATGGACCCAGACGTAATGAAGTCTCTACCTGAACGCCAACTGATCAACGGCTTAGTTGATGCGTGGGTTCACGTATGTGAGCAATACATCACAATGCCAACAGACGCGATGGTTCAAGACGGTTACGCAGAAACACTGCTTAAGAACCTACTTGTACTGGGTAAGCAATACGACGAGCGTGACAACGACGCATGGCGTGCAAACCTAATGTGGACTGCAAACCAAGCGCTTAACGGTCTGATTGGTACTGGCGTTCCTCAAGATTGGGCAACACACATGATTGGCCATGAGTTCACAGCACTATGGCACGTAGACCACGCGCGTTCTCTTGCGATTGTTCAACCTTCACTACTTCGTAACCAAATCGAAGCGAAGCGTGGCAAGCTAGAGCAAATGGGTCGTAACGTATTTGGCCTAGAAGCGGGTGCTGATTTAGCCGAGCGTACAATCGCGGCAATCGAAGCCTTCTACCACAGCCTAGACGTTCCAACCATGTTCGACGGTTACGAAGCAACTAAAGCGGCAGCAATCGACAACGTTGTTGCTCAACTTGAATCACACGGTTACCTGCAACTTGGCGAAAACCAAGCAATCACGCCAGAGAAAACGCGTGAGATTTTAGAGTCTGCGATTCACTAAGAATTGCTAAAGTGGAGAGAAAGCAAAGACAATAGTCACACAAAGATGGTTTTTTACATCTGACTGAACCCGTTACTTATTTCTTTCGTACAAACAAAGCAGCGTTCATTTTGGGCGCTGCTTTTTAATTTGCCCTACAAGATGCTATTAAATTCTCATAAGTCCTTAATTTTATGTGCATTCAGATTTCTATATTGGTAAGGTAAACTTGTCTCTTTACTAGGTATGAACAACGATTTGAACAATCTCAAGGAAATGGTTAAGTTTAAGTCACTTAACAAGTGGTATGGTGATTTTCATGCCCTAAAGGATATCGATTTAAATATTGAACAGGGAGAGATAGTGGTGATTTGCGGGCCATCAGGTTCGGGTAAATCAACTTTAATCCGCTGTATCAATCAGCTAGAACCCTTCGAAAGTGGCGAGCTTTCTGTGCTAGAGCAAGTGCTTCCAAGCAAGTTCAGCACTCCAGGTCAAGTCGGAATGGTGTTTCAGCACTTTCATTTATTCCCCCATCTTACTGTGCTTGAGAACCTAACTCTGTCGCCGATTCGTACGCTTAAAAAAAGCAAACAAGAAGCCGAGAAGATTGCAATGCACTATCTCGAACGCGTACACATTGCAGAACAAGCCAACAAATACCCTGTACAACTTTCTGGTGGCCAACAACAACGAGTGGCTATCGCGCGTTCACTGTGCATGAAGCCTGAATTACTGCTTTTTGATGAACCAACTTCAGCGCTTGATCCGGAGATGATCAACGAAGTGCTCGACGTAATGGTTGAACTGGCGAGCGAAGGTATCACCATGGTGTGTGTGACCCACGAAATGGGCTTTGCGAAACAAGTGGCCGACCGCGTTATCTTCATGGATGAAGGACAAATTGTGGAATCGAATACGCCTCAAGCGCTTTTTGAAAACCCGCAACATGAACGTACTCAAGCGTTCCTAAATCAGATCCTGACTTATTGATGTTGATTCGAATTATTAAACCCGCCCTATCCGCTTTGGTACAAATTATTGTACTGGTGGCTGCGGTTGTCTGGATCCTTGATTCTGGCGCACAAACCATGGGATACACCTGGCAATGGGAGCGCGTGCCGGACTATATTGCTTTCTATGAAGATGGTGAATGGTGGCCAGCAGAGTTGGTTGAAGGGCTACTGGTTACCATCAATATCTCTTTGATTTCGCTGGTCGCTACGTTGATCATCGGTTTGACGACAGCGCTATTGAGAAACTCAAACTCTGTAGTTGGACGCACCTTAGCCACCAGCTATGTTGAGTTGATTCGTAACACGCCGTTATTGGTACAGATTTATTTGCTCTATTTTGTATTTGGCCCCGTATTAGGGCTGGATCGATTTAGCACTGCCGTTTTAGCCTTGGCACTTTTCCAAGGAGCTTACACCGCCGAGATATTCCGTGCCGGTTTAAATGGTATTGCGAGAGGACAATTTGAAGCAGCTCAATCCTTGGGCTTATCAAGGACCTATACTTACTGGGATGTGATTCTTCCTCAGGTGGTGCAACGCACCTTGCCACCTTTGACTAATGAAGTGATCTCTCTTATTAAAAACTCTTCGATTGTGAGTGTCATGGCTATTTTCGACCTGACAACCGAAGCCAGAAACATCGTTTCTGAAACCGCGATGCCATTCGAGATTTGGTTCTCTGTGGCGATCATTTATCTTGCTCTTACACTTTCACTTTCTGCCGTTGCTGCTTGGCTTGAGCATAAGCTCGGAGCTAACTGGCGAACACAATAAGGATTTATCAGCATGAAGCTATTTAAAACCGCGATTACAGCCCTACTTGCGCTTGCCGTAAGTTTGCCTGCACTTGCTTCTGAAACGCCTAACCTCGATAAAATCAACGAACGTGGCTCACTGCGCGTTGGTATGTCGACATTTGTTCCTTGGGCAATGCGTAACAAACAAGGCGATCTCGTTGGCTTCGAAATCGACGTGGCGAAACGCCTTGCCGAAGATTCAGGTTGGAAAGTCGAATTTGTACCTACGGCATGGGATGGCATTATCCCTTCTCTATTATCGAAGAAGTTTGATGTGATCATCGGTGGTATGTCTATCACTGAAGCGCGAGCTAAAAGCGTACTGTTCACTGAACCTTACTCGCACTCTGGTGTTCAATTGGCTGCTAATAAAGAGCTAGCGGAAGGTTTTACTCAGATCTCTGATTTTGATTCTCGCCGCGTAAAAATTGCAGCACGTCGTGGAGCATTCACGGTTCAAGTCGCTCGTGAAACCTTCCCTAAGGCGAAAGTTCTGCAGTTCGATGACGATGCTCAAGCATTCCAAGAAGTATTGAACGGTAACGCACACGCGGTTATCGCGTCTAGCCCGAAACCAGAACACGAAACGATCAAAAACGCAGACACGCTATTTATTCCATTTGAAGAGCGTCTATCAAAAGGTAACGAAGCATTTGCAGTTCGCCTAGGTGAAACTGACAAGGCAGAATTCTTCAACGAATGGATCAAAGCACGTACTGAAGATGGTTGGTTGAAAGAGCGTTACGAGTACTGGTTCTCTACTCTAGATTGGCAAGACCAGATTGCTCAAGGTCAGTAATCAGAACTTTTGCTAGTGAATCTAGGCAGTGCGTTGTCTGCACTGCCTTCTCATCGGCAACTTGATTCGCTTTATTGATGATCTAAAACTCAACAAAACAGCCTACTAATTATTATTGTTTAAACAGGAATGACGTGAGTAGTACTAGCGCATTGACAACACCTAAGCCCAACGTTCATATGAAGCCTTGGTATCAACGCCTTAACCTTTTGGATGGCGTGTTACTCGCTGTCATGTGTGTGTTTGCCGGCTGGCTTTATTATCGCTCTGCTGTTGGTATTAACTACCAATGGCGCTGGGAAGATGCGTTTACCCTGATTTTCATTCCACCTTCTCAAGGCAATATTCCTTACTTTTTCCAAGGCTTGGTCGCGACACTGCGCTTAAGTTTATGGAGTATGGTGTTAGCACTCTCTTTTGGCACATTGTTAGGTGTGGCAAGACACTCAAAGATCGCTTTCTTCAAAACACCGGCACTGATTTTCATTCAGTTGGTTCGTAATATTCCGCCGCTGGTGTTTGTCTTTATCTTTTACTTCTTTGTTTCTAACCAGCTGATCCCATTGCTTGGTTTAGAAAGCATTTTACGTGAACACAACGGCGAGATTAATGCTGTTCAAGATTTCCTGTTCGGTCCAGCTAACCTTTGGGAAAACTTGGCGTCTGGTGTTATCTGTATTGGCTTGCTCTCTTCTGCTTATATTGCTGAAGTAATTAGAGCTGGCTTAGAAGGTATTCCTAAAGGCCAATGGGAAGCGGCCGATTCACTCGGTCTGTCTGCATTGTCTAAGTATCGATTTGTAGTCGGCCCGCAAGTATTAACGGCCATTACACCGCCATTGGCTGGCCAAGCAATATCTTTGGTTAAAGACACGTCGATTGTGTCTCTGATTTCTATCCAAGAGATGACGTTTGTTGGTACTGAGATGGCAAACTCTTCAGGTTTGATCTTTGAGATCTGGCTCATTGTTGGCTTCGTATATTTTGCTTTGTGCTTTGCGCTTTCACGTCTTTTCAAAGTGATTGAGCAGCGCTCTAGTGCCTATCTCAACCATCAATGACACCACCAATCAAAAATACGAATTCACCAGACTATTCATCGCCCTTATCAATTTCACCTGATTGGTTTAAGCTATTGACCAATCAGGATTTATCCCTTCATATTTCTTCTTAGAAACACAGCAAAATGCTCGCCTAATCACTATACTTAACGTATCGAACTACGTTGATTCTTCTCAAGGACATCACTCAACATGGACAATCATAAAGAAAGAGCTTTTTACGCCGTTGTTGGCGCATTGGTTGGAGACGCCGCTTCAATGGGGCTGCACTGGCTGTATGACCAAGAGAGGATCTTAAACGTGGCTGGTTTTGAGCCTGAATTTCGCTCACCGAATCGGTTCGATTATCAAGATAAAGGCTACTTTGCGCACCAAGGTAAAACCGCAGGCGAGCAATCGCAATATGGTGCTCAGTTATTGGCGATGGTCGACAGCTTAGTCGAAAACCAAAAATACGATGAAGCGAACTATATTCAACATTTCCGCTTCTGGTTTGATTTTGGCGGCAGTTGGCAAGGCTACATTGATAAAGCGACGCGCATGAGCTTGCTGAACATCCATCAATTAGAACTAGAGGACGCCCCAATTACTGCCTGTGGCGCAGACGATACGCAACTTCCCGCAGTCTCGAAGATCATCCCATTGGTGGCGTGTACTTACACCTCTCACACTTTGCCAGCCATGGTAGAGAGTGCGGTGCGAGTCACTAACAATAACGACAAAGCAGTGGAGTGGGCGCAAGCCATCACCCTATTGGTTCAAGCGGCAATTCAAGGCAACTCGCCCTTGCAGTCGGTAGAAATGGTGCGACAAACCTGCAGCAGATTTATACACGATCAAATCGATGAAGCATTGGCTGAACCTGAGCTTTCGATTACAGATGCCGCGAAGAAGTTCGGATTGCATTGTGAACTGAGTGCCGCATTTCCCATGCTGATTCGCATCATTGCGGGTGCTCAGAGCTATAAACAAGGTATTCGAGACAATATCTTATGTGGCGGTGACAGCTGCGGGCGTGCGATTGTTATTGGCGCGGTATTAGCGGCGTGTTTCTACGAAGAAGATGGTGGAATTCCAACCGAATGGCTAAAACAAGTCGAACTCAATGGCGGTGTGCTGTCTTTGCCTATTGAATGACTCCCACAATAACGAACAAGGCAAAAGCGCCTTTCTTGCTCAAGAGCTCGAAAGGCGCTTTTCTTTTCCCTATTCACTTAAAGTAGTCACTAAAAGTAATCACTAAAAAAGAATGACTTAAATGAATGCTTTACACGACCGACTTAAGAAATAGCTTCAGTTTTGGGCAATAGCCTTCCGGATCCCTACGACCGTGAGTTTATTGCTCTAATCAAATCTAAGAATTAGAGCCTTTTCTAGAACTGGTA comes from the Vibrio splendidus genome and includes:
- a CDS encoding iron-containing alcohol dehydrogenase, yielding MQFTYVNPTVIHFGQGQINAISQAVDTSKKVLVIYGGGSIKSNGVYDQVVASLKDHAWIEFAGVEANPTKETLDKAVALVKEENVEFIVAVGGGSVIDGSKYVAAAAKYDGDGWDILAGKHQVTEATPIGAVLTLPATGSESNMGAVITRKETQEKLAFMNPAVQPKFAVMDPDVMKSLPERQLINGLVDAWVHVCEQYITMPTDAMVQDGYAETLLKNLLVLGKQYDERDNDAWRANLMWTANQALNGLIGTGVPQDWATHMIGHEFTALWHVDHARSLAIVQPSLLRNQIEAKRGKLEQMGRNVFGLEAGADLAERTIAAIEAFYHSLDVPTMFDGYEATKAAAIDNVVAQLESHGYLQLGENQAITPEKTREILESAIH
- a CDS encoding amino acid ABC transporter permease; translated protein: MSSTSALTTPKPNVHMKPWYQRLNLLDGVLLAVMCVFAGWLYYRSAVGINYQWRWEDAFTLIFIPPSQGNIPYFFQGLVATLRLSLWSMVLALSFGTLLGVARHSKIAFFKTPALIFIQLVRNIPPLVFVFIFYFFVSNQLIPLLGLESILREHNGEINAVQDFLFGPANLWENLASGVICIGLLSSAYIAEVIRAGLEGIPKGQWEAADSLGLSALSKYRFVVGPQVLTAITPPLAGQAISLVKDTSIVSLISIQEMTFVGTEMANSSGLIFEIWLIVGFVYFALCFALSRLFKVIEQRSSAYLNHQ
- a CDS encoding transporter substrate-binding domain-containing protein, whose amino-acid sequence is MKLFKTAITALLALAVSLPALASETPNLDKINERGSLRVGMSTFVPWAMRNKQGDLVGFEIDVAKRLAEDSGWKVEFVPTAWDGIIPSLLSKKFDVIIGGMSITEARAKSVLFTEPYSHSGVQLAANKELAEGFTQISDFDSRRVKIAARRGAFTVQVARETFPKAKVLQFDDDAQAFQEVLNGNAHAVIASSPKPEHETIKNADTLFIPFEERLSKGNEAFAVRLGETDKAEFFNEWIKARTEDGWLKERYEYWFSTLDWQDQIAQGQ
- a CDS encoding amino acid ABC transporter permease — protein: MLIRIIKPALSALVQIIVLVAAVVWILDSGAQTMGYTWQWERVPDYIAFYEDGEWWPAELVEGLLVTINISLISLVATLIIGLTTALLRNSNSVVGRTLATSYVELIRNTPLLVQIYLLYFVFGPVLGLDRFSTAVLALALFQGAYTAEIFRAGLNGIARGQFEAAQSLGLSRTYTYWDVILPQVVQRTLPPLTNEVISLIKNSSIVSVMAIFDLTTEARNIVSETAMPFEIWFSVAIIYLALTLSLSAVAAWLEHKLGANWRTQ
- a CDS encoding amino acid ABC transporter ATP-binding protein, encoding MNNDLNNLKEMVKFKSLNKWYGDFHALKDIDLNIEQGEIVVICGPSGSGKSTLIRCINQLEPFESGELSVLEQVLPSKFSTPGQVGMVFQHFHLFPHLTVLENLTLSPIRTLKKSKQEAEKIAMHYLERVHIAEQANKYPVQLSGGQQQRVAIARSLCMKPELLLFDEPTSALDPEMINEVLDVMVELASEGITMVCVTHEMGFAKQVADRVIFMDEGQIVESNTPQALFENPQHERTQAFLNQILTY
- a CDS encoding ADP-ribosylglycohydrolase family protein, whose translation is MDNHKERAFYAVVGALVGDAASMGLHWLYDQERILNVAGFEPEFRSPNRFDYQDKGYFAHQGKTAGEQSQYGAQLLAMVDSLVENQKYDEANYIQHFRFWFDFGGSWQGYIDKATRMSLLNIHQLELEDAPITACGADDTQLPAVSKIIPLVACTYTSHTLPAMVESAVRVTNNNDKAVEWAQAITLLVQAAIQGNSPLQSVEMVRQTCSRFIHDQIDEALAEPELSITDAAKKFGLHCELSAAFPMLIRIIAGAQSYKQGIRDNILCGGDSCGRAIVIGAVLAACFYEEDGGIPTEWLKQVELNGGVLSLPIE